GACGTCTGTTTACATTACTGACCACATTATTATTTGTCCTGCACACTCTACtatatttaaaaacattttcttttttgagGCTACCGGATTTTAAAGAGAAGTTCGCCCATGTAGTAGAACTGGGTTGTGCTGGGAAAataattctaatttatatttaaatcttgctgcgctacctgtcagacatagtacgttattgtgcaaatgatcaaaaaattctttgcagcgtattgaactcctttgtgagtcactgaaagctttaataatgggtaataaagttcactttttcctctagtgttgcaggtgaTTAAATGACTACTCTTCTCAAATtgttgtggattatttatgacgaatttgtgaCATCGTGGTTaaaaatgcacagctccttgacGAAGTATGAACATGACGACCGTGTGTGAACATCATctattattacttattattcttactgctcacttttgggcaatcagtaccttatttctaactggtaatgtcccaagaaaatgactacatgagtcattattcactgtaaatacacaaaatatgttagtatgttgtttccaagactagcaattatacgaagaacgaAAGTAGCTTAATTTAACCGTTTGAGAAACTGAGcaacacgcttcttccagttcaagttttcatcagtatgtagaccgaaaaatctgaagcattctaccccgttttccgactcctgttcttgtgccacgcctattgttgatattactccgtttattgtacagaactgaatatagtgtattttcccaaaaatttagcgAGAGTCCAATTTCCGAAAATCAGTTAATGACCCTTCGAAAAACATAATTAACAATGTCTTCTGATGCTTTCCCTTTATtggcatttcttaaaacacatGCAACATCTCCAAAAACGTACAAGTTTTGCGatcaactttgattccacaaggaactgttgtgcacagggaccgtacactacaaggaaggagagaaacacagcattcagtcgcatttccataacttttcttactcttgcatatgcgaagagccggccgcggtggccgagtggttctaggctcgtcaatccggaaccccccccccccccccctcaatgctacggtcccaggttcgaatcctgcctcaggcaggcatggatgtgtgtgatgtcattaggttagttaggtttacgtagttctacgttctaggggactgacgacctcaaatattaagtcccatagtgcccagagccatttgaacaatatgtgaagacggctacctagagccgaaatctagatatgcaacacTAATAAAACTAACGGGTCGCGAATGATTGCCGTGTGTCTcttcttccttaaattctgcgatcattccgtttcattccttcaaaacctgttacatccaagtatttgtatgcgTTGACAGATTCGCattaagactcgttgatatttcagttataaaatactacattgttttctttttgcaaagtgcataattttgtattcttggcacttGAAGAAAGTGaccaggtgttgcatcactctgaaattctatcaagattagactaaatatctgtggaccgtatttcaggcagctcttattgtaaataactacagcatctacaaaaaatctgaggttaccgttaatattttctggattgtcattaaaattcaacatgaacagcaagggccccaacacacctacctggggaacatggtgtcccaggaggaatggtcaatattaagggacatcacaggaacgatcatttgaagcaaaaaacttcatacaggcatatgccctattccgaatgattttcgagacagaacacatttaatgtacatcgttatttattttctgtattcttcaataaattgccagcttcactcatgtacaacagttagtaactATAACATTTTTAGTATCagctcaaaaatatgttttttagcacatacatctcaaagtattatcgtacacgtAACATCGCAGCTGATCTACGGTGTACAATCAGagttcgagtatcccagcgccaacttcaatgcatttgttcactcttggagAAGATGTTGTGTTGCCTGTCACTGCCTCAGCATGTTCCCAAATAAGggtagcagtgtccatgatgcgatcatgcggttcatctctcgtactTATCTTTCGCTTGTACATCAAACGCTTCACCAAAActcaaagtcaaaaatctaatgacgtaatacctggcgatcatagtggccagttaattggactactgcgaccaaaccagcgactagcgAAGTGCGGCTGAaaagttttctcatacgtctggtaaaatgtagagggtctccataatgctggaagtacattgcagtccgtGTGTGTAAGAGAATGCTGTCAAGCTTCCAACATGCAAATCATTCTGCCTTGTtatttgctcttctaaaatgagTGAACCTATCAGCATGTTGCCCAAAGAGTCACAccaaacagtgatcgtaaaaagaacttgtaaattggtttccGCTGTTGCATGCAGATTTTCCTGCGGCCatcgataattattgagtgtgttgttgattacatccgatataaacgtgtctacatgagcaagaagtattaatggaagcaaatgacgattgtcatgtaatcagtgacaaaattttattacgatggtattgttgttattatgaagattgtgaaaaggaaGTGTGGAAAATGAGTAAAACTAAGCAGTGAGGGCGAGGCCACAGGCacttgcgacagcggcgcttcccaggggagtgacacgccagaaggcgaCTTGGCTGCTCTTTGCTCTGCTGTTGTGGAGGCGGTTTTGCGTTGGTCTGAACCCATACCCCTCAAACAGGCGATCGACGGGGGCTGACGTTGTGACgtcgagtccctccctgggtctcatcatttgcggcagcaCACAGGATcagcaagccagcagggctatgacgccaagtctcacaaaggaccgattgtggcggcagacacagcctggtctcgaaccacaggctgctgctggcgctgcccagccGTCTGATCGGCCAGGGTGCTCCAGCATTGTAGTGCGGCTActcagcaattaccaagtccctgactcgaataacatcctttcctcaaattcagcctcatttatactccattactgcccatttgtacctctaaaacctggtgtctagtcacactgcccataacagagagacctgcttcagtgtagtggcaacgacccaattgctacatcattatgaattacctagaagaaaactgtctattgacacacagtcaacatgggtttggaaaggatcgttcctgtgaaacacaactagctctttattcacatgaagtgcttagtgctattgataagggatttcagatagattccatatttctggatttctggaaagttttatacactgtaccgcacaaacggcttgtagtgagactacgtgcttatggaatatcgtctcagttatgtgactggatttgtgatttcctgtcagagaggtcacagtttgtggtaattggcggaaaggcatcgagtaaaacagatgtgatttctcccGTTcctcaatgtagtgttatagggcctttgctgttccttatctatataaacgatttggaagacaacctgggcagccgtcttaagttgtttgcagatgacgctgtcgtttatcgactaataaagtcatcataagatcaaaacaaattgcaaaactatttagaaaaaatatctgaactgtgcgaaaattggcggttgaccctaaataacgaaaagtgtgaggtcatccacatgagtgctaaaaggaattgggTTACACCATaattctgtctaatctaaaagccatattcaactaaaagcctaggtattacaattacgaacaacttaaactggaaggaacacttagaaaatgttgtggggatggctacccaaagactacgttttattggaaggacacttcgaaaatgtaacagaactactaaggagactgcctacactacgcctatccgtcgtcttttaaaatactgctgcacagtgtgggatccttaccagataggactgacggagtacatcgaaaaatttcaaagacgggcagcacgttttgtattatcgcaacatttgggggagagtgtcacagaaatgatacagaattttggctggacaaaatcaaaagacaggcgtttttcgtagcgacggaatcttctcatgaaattccaatcaacaacattctccaccgaatgagaaaatattttgttgacaccgatctacataggtagaaacgatcacctcggtaaaataagggaaatcagagctcgtacggaaagatgtaagtgtttgttctttacacacgctacacgagattggaataatagagttgtgaaggtggttcgattagccctctgccaggcacttcaatgttatttgcagagtatccttgtagatgtagatatagatgtagatgccgaTTCTTTGCTGCGTGGGACAGTTTACCATTGTGCTAAGCTATtcttgcttcacaactcactttCACATCTATTATTCAGAATGTTGTTTGGttgtgagatgatcgtgttacgccacacgtacgaacagaaacgtctaccagaacgtttcagaattcgacagtggcagcatcgtgaacattcgaaacagtggtttatcgttccgcgataacactacttgcgttggttggcactgcacgattgtcacgtgatatggaattaatgcttttagtagattcctattcagcgacatgagggatcgcaacaatcacatatgtctggagcccgtgggacatgcatattcattcagctgtgcaagatcacaaagtaaagttaacatgccaagaaccaggaaatgggtttgcttactacacAACAAGTATCCACGCGGAGAATGAGGTGACGTCTCAAGCACTACggactatcagtgcagaaaccattgctgctgcaaACCTTGACACAGTAGCAGAGGGAGGTGTGGTGACAACGCTGGACACTGCAgtataccatcatggtttttcagctttccaATCATTGTCATACATGCCCCAATACCTGGCATCATGCTATTCAggccaatgcgtacaggaaatgtctacttccggttctcacagccggtaacttggtcagcagccgttacatttaagACTCCTTGGGCCAAAGATGTAtccttatatttgaggtctccaaaactttatgtttcagcaacaagctgcaagaccgcatgtaactacactgtgcaaaccaatctctatacagagggtgtacaactgtagtcctggccaaaacgttctccagatctctcgcccattgaatacatttggtcacgggttgccaagagactaggcttcttgcacttgacactactattggcatgtaactgaaacagcatagcgtgctgcaccaatacctctcatacaagctcagtGCAACTCAATGCTCAGACAAATTGGAGCCATCGTTGCTGCCAGAACTGACCACCTaacaaaagcctgaatgaccaccttttgcagtgtgagatgtgcagaaggagtcagtgaggttctaggggcacagagagggatgtggagtcatgccgactccatggccattgccagctgagctaagtttctcggttgaggctccctGGTGGGATCGAGTTAgtctcacagattctcaactaggttcaataAAGGGAGGTTGGTAGCCAGGGGAGAACAGTATACTCGAAACATGCATATACACTTCAAGCTATTTGACATGATGCTTTGTCCTGCCGGTAGGTGGCAtcatttcaagaaaaacaaaattcatgtaagGGACATATGGAATTAAGtactttgttgaaatattctgcccCCAGAATGATGACATTATCCAGGTAATGCCATTAAAACATTGCCCAGATCATAACGTTCCCTCCTGGTTGCagagtgtttcctttcagacattcctatggaacataatacgcgattcatctgaaaaggacagctgtcgagacactcagtggccgccagttgaggtattggcgtgcaaagtacagcctttgtcgccgatgaatagcagtcagcatgggtgcatgaaccagagacCTGCTCTAGGGCTTATACACAGCGAAGTTCGCTGAGAGATcgtagaggagacactgttgatacgtCCTTGCGTCAtctaggtggtcaattgcttaacagttgcacgtctattcccacatacacatctccgcagccgtcgttcacctctgttatctatggcccgAGGTGCACCACCGTTGCCTCAATGCAGGTTTTGAGTGCATGGTATACTGCAAccacagtggcacatgaacagtttacaaaaatagccatttcggaaatacttccacaattggtccgaaagtcaatgatcatgtccttttgggcataatataaatcactccatttccgcattacgataacgactgcattgttttccgcatccccccgacactgctggtggtgtcacctgtCACCTCAAATCTTTGAGTGGTTAGTGCATGTTGACATCGAACGTAGTCAGTGGCCAAATTAATGTTACTGGACTGAGCAAAATTTTGGAACCTATatgcttccaaatcacctacagatttgtCCGCGTATTCTCTCTACTACACTTTATAAgcactatgagtaaaatgtcattattttctatccttccagGTGAGCAGTTTCAATGACGAGtaatgtattttcgatcgttcttacactaagctacaagggtgtcatcaactattaccactggcgtattctgatttctattccaaaacgatgtttgcatacatctccacagctgtcaggtgttgcaagtatgaagcaagtaatggtttcccatgaattagcatttcagcacgtaacgtgtcatctagcactgcagctaTTTCCTcgctagtggaagtggagcgttctggttttgcaaagATATAAATTATACAACGAAAACTAACTTTCGAtgagagaagagcagtagaaagaaagaagggaagttcaatagtccatcattctgttttgcacagcgtggtcaacaaagatattaactaaacaacgaaactatctatgtacaacgaagacgatggagacaaaacggaacgttggggctcaaatcctcaacgacgacggtatgattatctaccgaatacttcctcagttggagaaggatggggaagaaattcgtgtGCGCCTCAAGTTCGGGACACACATGTCaggaccgtgtccgtgccgagacacgtccgagtatcggccgtcacccggactacgaaatacaacattaaaacaaatgcagcgggccccacttgaccgggccgtgcacggggaacgtcaacgggccggggccgggccgggcgggattcgccgtgtttaaattttcacgtgacggacacggcctgacggtggggttgtcttgtgagctgtgcaactgcgcaaaactgttctgtgtacaaaacatggatgtggaacgactaatagaggaagttcgtaagtttcctgttctttacgatcagggaagtgaaaattacaggaatatcgagtacaaagacagagtttggaagacaattgcaacagatctacaagccaaaggtaagataaaaactatacaagttttaatacccgaaagatatttatttactttttgttttacaaacagatgtttggtttatgtcttcgttatatcgccaaggcgacatgttcttgccattccacagtcgCTTGTGGagagttcaggaattttttgagttgttctcgtacaggaaatgcagcatctgttgatctcccacgaattcgaggtaggtttcgaagatttgatgaacttccggatccctcagcagtttccGTTTGATCCATTCTCTGTTTgggcaccctataaccttccatttttcgaataaagttgtacagtacacacgcagccgtcacaatcattgtaaggttattagggtctccctgaaggattcttctaaatattcgaaatttctgttgcaatataccgaatgcattttcggatattcttcttgcccgactcaaacgataattaaatatagccttgtcatttgttaagttcctgccaggatatggtcacatcaagtatgttttgagagggaaagcttcatcgcctacaattaccattggaagttcaacatcagttccgggtaaagttttactctttgggatgctaagcgtattgttttccaatgactttccaagatttgaatttACCAAAATgcctccatcagagttttttccgtacgctcccacgtctattgcaatcaaactcctcagctatagcattccatttttcttcattcggcacaggcattacctcttctaacaataaatcgataactGTTCTAGAGGTGTCATGGATGATAGCTGCAACTGTGGATTTTCCcaacctgtagctgaaggaaatagttttaaaggaatctcctgtagcaaggaacctgaaaaaattaaatgtataagatgagaaatactgtataatctataaaatatttgcagcattttaaacattgtaatataaatacgcgatttaaaatatttttgctataggtggaatagaggaatgcaaaaaaaaatgggcatctgttcgtgaccaactaaggaagaccttgcagaaaaggaaaactgtttcaggacaagctgctgttcatcaacataaatacaagtatgaagatctcttaacgttcctgctaccttacatggtagaacgagaaacagtttccaatgttccttacacgcaagacaataatgagcataaacaagaatcaaatacagattccCAAGAGGAACAGTCGATTGTTGAAAACGAAAAAGTGTCTACACAAGAAGACATTCCAGATGAAGAATGGATCATTAAAACCCAGGatagtgaaacagagaatttgatagagcgcactcggcattcccagacgccctcagctcattcgtccgtcacttcaaagaagaacacgtttatgaaaccaccactgaaacgaaaatttcagcgtgaggttaaaccacaagaatctgcatcaagccagctcatggcttacattttggcagaaaaaaagctgaaaaacagagagatatacaaaacccagttgatgcttttttggctggtatagcaccagccctaaaatcattgcatccactactgtttcatcaagctaaaagtaggattttttcaattgtacaagactttgaactgaagcaactcatgaatgacgtatcagtccatcaattcactccatcatcctccaattcctcagcaaaatctgtttcaacaccatatccttcacctgtgggaaacgagtcaacagaacctacacagcagcttttggacccgcaaagggattcgcacaattcgtatataaataaccaaagccatcatcctccaagctcccctgcatcctcatcagcttcagaaactaattcactgaatagtcctcatttgtttttcttagggtagtagaaatttaactgtattatttactaacttatgtatttatctttcaattactaaagtaataaaataaaaatgctgtccttaaaacttcttatttatttgtgttctgtgtacttttctttaacctaccgtaaaaaaacagccagtcgttctttgggtaaaactgatactctccagaacgtgtcattttttctcagccttggttctagtttctttaaaagttcacagaaggtgtactgcgtcatcctaaaatattcataaaacttagtctcatcatctacgaggtgagaaaatagtgttcgaaactctccctgtactggtcttgttttccaggcactgtggatccataattttcttcttcttgtttgccttcgttcgttttcctcttcgtctaaagcaagtgctataagtcctaattcactattacgaaaattagtgaacatgttttacagctttcacaaacagaaacacagctcaccgcgtccgagtcactacaaggaacaacagagacacggacgtgccccggtcatgtgtggcccctgcaggatCGGACCGGAGtacggccgtcactcgtccgacgctcggccctgacacggcccggacgtgtgtgtcccgaccttcattcaaagaatcgacctggaaattgtttgaatcgattcaagtgaaccatagacaaccttaccCTGAATGGCCAGATCATTTACTCGAAATCTATTtctactggaagcaaatctactatcttagcagaaataaattattattcatttaacgCATCAGACTGAAGaggtcaaatctatattggcgctttgcacacctattatcaacaattataactgttacaacattttaagatactcagggaaactagcagtgaagtaattacacaggccaagaacaaactgttttttttttttatatctaggattttagaattgactttagccacagttggggcattgaatcaaaaagtgaaattagtcttcctctatccgctcttatttttttgatcattgttgtttaacatgcacttctacatcAAATGTGCATTTTTAACTCTGGTTTGTgaacttctaaatcacatgtacgaggattggttcctgtaggtttgccctattgctggtctgctttctaattagttccaggaatatccacgaGATGGAGTTGCAGGTTACTGTGTGAACTAGGCCATACAGGGCTGAGagagaatgacgtcgcttgatagTTCAAATAGGAAACATCTCTGTTGTGGTTTTtcgcacttgtgttgttgaacagaaataatataagttaaagtagaagaagctGCGTAAATCACGTTGATGGTTTTTGCttcatatgcagagaataaacgctaaataggaaaccgaaaacctattattgtctttgtaaagacttttgcaataactcTGTAACTCATAGAacttttacgattgtggactaccgggaaacgatAACTTCTGAAACAAAAGGCACTCCGATACCTCTTGGTTGTGAAGACTGGTGTGGTCCCTCTGATACTAATTATGATGACAGTGATGATGCGGTTATGGCATTAATTCGTCAaagtttaaactgggatgagttaataattTACCAGATATCTCAAGCGAAACTAACgatgaagtaattacacaggctaaggacaaacagttttttttatatctGGTTTTTAGAGTTGATTTTAGCTACAGTTGGGGCGTTGGATCAAAGAGTGAaccagtcttcctctatccgctcttatttttttgatcattgttgtttaacatgcacttctacatgaaatgtgcatttgtaactctggtttttgcgcttctaaatcacatgtatgaggactggttcctgtaggtttgccctactgccagtctgctttctaattagttccaggaatatccaccagatggagttggaggttactgtgtgagctctggGCGTACAGGGCTGATCAAGGAAGATGTTACATGACAGTTCTGTTAGGAAACGCCTATGTAGTAggtttttgcacttgtgttgttggacagaaataatataagttaaagtagaagaagttgcgtaaatcacctttATGGTTTTTGCTTCACATtcagagaataaacgctgaaaggaaacgGAATTACTactattgactttgtaaagacttttgcaacaaatctgtaaaacttgtagagaatatttacgattgtggactaccgggaaacgaaaacgtctgaaacaaaagccactcctatagctgttgtttgtgaggactggtgttgtcccactgatagtaatgatgatgacagtgattatgaggttatggcattaattcctcagggaTTAAACTCGGATGAGTTATTAACTCACCAGATatctcaagggaaactagcaatgaaTACATTACACAGGCGAAGGACAAACTGATTTCTTttgtatctaggattttagaattgattttagccacggttggggcgttgaatcaaaaagtgaaatcagtcttcctctatccgctcttattttttgATCAGTGttatttaacatgcacttctacatgaaatttGCATTTGTAACTCCGGTTTGTgcgcttctaaatcacatgtacgaggattggttcctgtaggtttgccctattgccggtctgctttctaattagtttcaggaatatccaccagatggagttggaggttactgtatgAGCTCTGGCCATACAGGGCTGACCGAGGAAAATGTCACATGACACTtctgttaggaaacatctatgttgtggttttttgcacttgtgttgttgaacagaaataatataagttaaagtagaagaagttgcgtaaatcaccttgatggtttttgctacatatgcagagaataaccGCTGAAAGGAATCTGAAtgcctattattgactttgtaaagacttttgcaataaatctgtaaaacatgtacagaacatctacgattgtggactaccaggaaacgaaaacgtctgaaacaaaagccactccgatacctgttgtttgtgaggactggtgttgtccctctgatactaatgatgatgacagtgattaagcATGTATGGCGTTAATTCCTAAAGGTTTGAAGCGGGATTTGTTAATAACTCACCAGATATCTCAAGTTGTccaaagaagcttctgaattactggcttccaacaaaaatgtactggatcaaggaaccaagGTTATCTTTTACTATACAACAGAAAAAGTCTGCTGCCCTTCTTGCTATTGAAATGGTccatctgaggcaaaatatccctAATTAGCAATTCCAATTGTAATAAATCTCTACTGTAATTACGTAATAGTTTTAGTTCAATGGAACGTCATGAGAATAAGACTCTTTCAAGAcgtgattaaacaatttgtagaataaaggtaaatacacatcttgtttcaatgagaag
This portion of the Schistocerca serialis cubense isolate TAMUIC-IGC-003099 chromosome 3, iqSchSeri2.2, whole genome shotgun sequence genome encodes:
- the LOC126470765 gene encoding transcription factor Adf-1-like, which encodes MDVERLIEEVRKFPVLYDQGSENYRNIEYKDRVWKTIATDLQAKGGIEECKKKWASVRDQLRKTLQKRKTVSGQAAVHQHKYKYEDLLTFLLPYMVERETVSNVPYTQDNNEHKQESNTDSQEEQSIVENEKVSTQEDIPDEEWIIKTQDSETENLIERTRHSQTPSAHSSVTSKKNTFMKPPLKRKFQREVKPQESASSQLMAYILAEKKLKNREIYKTQLMLFWLV